In the Gossypium raimondii isolate GPD5lz chromosome 9, ASM2569854v1, whole genome shotgun sequence genome, one interval contains:
- the LOC128031932 gene encoding uncharacterized protein LOC128031932 encodes MAPYEALYDRKCRTLLCWTELSERCVLGPELVSEIEDRVRLIRDHLKAASDRHKSYVDLKRREIEYSVGDLVFLRVLSWKKHSEREGPVAYQLELPLELNRIHDVFHVSMLRHYHSDSTHVVSVEEIEVRPDLTFEKEPVQILERDINVIRKKSIPLVKVLWRNHSIEEATWEPKDAMR; translated from the exons atggcaccttacgaggcactGTACGATCGTAAGTGTCGCACTCttttatgttggactgagttgagCGAGCGATGTGTtctgggtcctgagttggtctcCGAGATAGAAGATAGGGTTAGATTGATTCGGGATCATTTGAAAGCGGCTTCTGATAGGCATAAATCGTATGTGGATTTGAAGAGGCGTGAGATCGAGTATTCTGTGGGGGACTTAGTTTTTCTCAGGGTCTTGTCATGGAAAAAG CATTCTGAACGTGAAGGACCTGTCGCTTatcagttggagttacctcTGGAGTTAAACCgtattcatgatgtttttcacgTCTCGATGTTGAGGCACTACCACTCTGATTCCACTCACGTTGTTTccgttgaggagattgaggttaggccagacTTGACCTTCGAGAAGGAGCCGGTTCAGATTCTGGAGCGTGATATAAATGTCATTAGGAAAAAGTCTATTCCTTTAGTGAAGGTTCTGTGGCGTAATCATAGCATtgaggaggccacgtgggagcctAAAGATGCAATGCGTTAG